From a region of the Geothrix sp. 21YS21S-2 genome:
- a CDS encoding GreA/GreB family elongation factor, translating into MNRAFMKDPDDAARPEVLPERPQSPHPNYVTPSGLQRLRVQAADLAARLQEIGPSADPHERALLQRDLRWVEGRLQRAILVDPAVQAPDRVRFGMTVEVRHEDGSTEALTIVGEDEAEPGTGRISWLSPLAAALLDAGPGDEVTWQRPAGRTRLEILGVRSS; encoded by the coding sequence GTGAACCGAGCCTTCATGAAGGATCCCGACGACGCGGCCCGCCCGGAGGTGCTGCCCGAGCGGCCCCAGAGCCCCCACCCCAACTACGTCACGCCCTCGGGACTCCAGCGGCTGCGCGTCCAGGCGGCGGACTTGGCGGCCCGTCTGCAGGAGATCGGCCCTTCCGCGGATCCGCACGAACGGGCGCTCCTGCAGCGGGACCTGCGCTGGGTGGAGGGGCGGCTGCAGCGGGCCATCCTGGTGGATCCCGCCGTCCAGGCGCCGGACCGGGTCCGCTTCGGGATGACCGTGGAGGTCCGCCACGAGGATGGCAGCACCGAAGCGCTCACCATCGTGGGGGAGGACGAGGCCGAGCCGGGCACCGGCCGCATCAGCTGGTTGTCGCCGCTGGCGGCGGCGCTCCTGGATGCCGGGCCTGGCGACGAGGTGACCTGGCAGCGGCCTGCGGGGAGGACCCGCCTGGAGATCCTGGGCGTGCGAAGCTCCTGA
- a CDS encoding diaminopropionate ammonia-lyase yields MTIDTALEATLLQNPMFDPDKRWPAPDPSVWAFHRRMPAYMATTLYDCPLLAAKYGVGRVLVKAESHRLGLPSFKILGASWATYRAICDHLGFEPEPWPNINDLARRLGYLKPFSLAAATDGNHGRAVAFMARLLGFSCRIFVPEGTVPARIHAIQNEGAEVIVVQGDYDAAVARSAKEASANCLVISDTSWPGYDTTPRRVVDGYTTIFSEIDRTLLAAGARQPDVVIVPVGVGAFMSATVSWFRSRDWKGAIVGVEPADANCVQVSARAGKMTPVPGPHRSIMVGLNCGLPSQVAWPRVSTGVDWMVSIDDERARQGMRELAESGVVAGETGSASLGALAALSEDASTQAFRAAGLLGPDATVLLLVTEGATDRGNYQSIVGKAPEEVGTILTVAR; encoded by the coding sequence ATGACGATCGACACCGCACTCGAAGCCACCCTCCTCCAGAACCCGATGTTCGATCCCGACAAGCGCTGGCCGGCGCCGGATCCGTCCGTCTGGGCCTTCCACCGCAGGATGCCGGCCTACATGGCCACGACCCTCTACGACTGTCCGCTGCTGGCGGCCAAGTACGGGGTCGGCCGGGTGCTGGTGAAGGCGGAATCCCACCGCCTCGGCCTCCCCAGCTTCAAGATCCTGGGCGCCTCCTGGGCGACGTACCGCGCCATCTGCGATCATCTCGGCTTCGAACCGGAACCCTGGCCGAACATCAACGATCTGGCCAGGCGGCTGGGCTACCTCAAGCCCTTCAGCCTGGCGGCGGCCACCGACGGCAACCACGGCCGGGCCGTGGCCTTCATGGCGCGCCTGCTGGGGTTCTCCTGCAGGATCTTCGTGCCGGAGGGCACGGTCCCGGCGCGCATCCACGCCATCCAGAACGAAGGCGCCGAGGTGATCGTGGTCCAGGGCGACTACGACGCGGCGGTGGCCCGTTCGGCGAAGGAGGCCTCCGCCAACTGCCTGGTCATTTCGGACACCTCCTGGCCCGGGTACGACACCACGCCCCGCCGGGTGGTGGACGGCTACACGACGATCTTCTCGGAGATCGACCGGACCCTCCTGGCCGCCGGCGCCAGGCAGCCCGACGTGGTCATCGTCCCCGTGGGCGTGGGCGCGTTCATGTCCGCCACGGTGAGCTGGTTCCGGAGCCGCGACTGGAAGGGCGCCATCGTGGGGGTGGAGCCCGCGGACGCCAACTGCGTGCAGGTTTCCGCCAGGGCCGGGAAGATGACGCCCGTCCCCGGACCGCACCGCTCCATCATGGTGGGCCTCAACTGCGGCCTGCCGTCCCAGGTGGCCTGGCCCCGGGTGTCCACGGGGGTGGACTGGATGGTCTCCATCGACGACGAACGCGCCCGCCAGGGCATGCGGGAACTGGCCGAAAGCGGCGTGGTGGCCGGCGAGACGGGCTCGGCCTCCCTGGGCGCCCTGGCGGCCCTCAGCGAGGACGCCTCCACCCAGGCCTTCCGCGCCGCGGGCCTGCTCGGCCCGGACGCCACGGTCCTGCTGCTCGTCACCGAAGGCGCCACGGACCGCGGCAACTACCAGTCCATCGTCGGCAAGGCCCCCGAGGAAGTGGGCACGATCCTTACCGTAGCCCGCTGA
- the glmS gene encoding glutamine--fructose-6-phosphate transaminase (isomerizing), whose protein sequence is MCGIVGYIGSEGAAPILVEGLKSLEYRGYDSAGIALAPGGGEFRITRASGKLRNLQNRVDMNDPATTGIGHTRWATHGRPTEENAHPHRSADGQVVAVHNGIFENFLELRAELKAAGQTFVTETDTECFPVMVSQIMKTQPDFREAFRLAVGRMHGIYAIACLHATEPGRILVARSGPPLVIGLAEGENFIASDVIPLLRHTRRVIYLEDGDLAEVTKDAVTVFRLDGTAVERPVFVVPYDPVAAEKGGFKHFMQKEIFEQPLAISNTLLDRLPLDGGGVPLDLPYSDEELKGFQRITILACGTSRHAGLVGQFYLEQLARIGVEVDYGSEYRYRDPVVMANTLAIGITQSGETADTLAAMKEAASRGARGMAICNVQGSTAARLAEATLLTHAGPEIGVASTKAFTTQLVVLLLLALRLGEARGTLDPAVRAEIVQALRELPALLERVASTEKQIHQWAQKWHEATDFLYLGRGPLYPIALEGALKLKELSYIHAEGYPAGEMKHGPIALIDRHLPIVALMPRDAHREKVLSNLQEAAARDGRILALVEEGDTGLDHIAEDVLHLPKVNPWLAPILYVVPLQLLSYHIAVIRGCDVDQPRNLAKSVTVE, encoded by the coding sequence ATGTGCGGAATCGTCGGATACATCGGCAGCGAAGGCGCGGCGCCCATCCTCGTCGAGGGCCTCAAAAGCCTCGAATACCGCGGGTATGACAGCGCCGGCATCGCGCTGGCCCCCGGCGGCGGCGAGTTCCGCATCACCCGGGCCTCGGGCAAGCTGCGCAACCTCCAGAACCGCGTCGACATGAACGACCCCGCCACGACGGGCATCGGGCACACCCGCTGGGCCACCCACGGCCGGCCCACGGAGGAGAACGCCCACCCCCACCGCAGCGCCGACGGCCAGGTGGTGGCGGTGCACAACGGGATCTTCGAGAACTTCCTGGAACTGCGCGCCGAGCTGAAGGCCGCGGGCCAGACCTTCGTCACGGAGACCGACACGGAGTGCTTCCCCGTCATGGTCTCCCAGATCATGAAGACCCAGCCCGACTTCAGGGAGGCCTTCCGCCTGGCCGTGGGGCGCATGCACGGCATCTACGCCATCGCCTGCCTCCACGCCACCGAGCCCGGGCGCATCCTCGTGGCCCGCAGCGGCCCCCCCCTCGTCATCGGCCTGGCCGAGGGCGAGAACTTCATCGCCTCCGACGTCATCCCCCTGCTCCGCCACACCCGCCGGGTGATCTACCTGGAGGACGGCGACCTGGCCGAGGTCACCAAGGACGCCGTCACCGTCTTCCGCCTGGACGGGACCGCCGTGGAGCGCCCCGTCTTCGTGGTGCCCTACGACCCCGTGGCCGCCGAGAAGGGCGGATTCAAGCACTTCATGCAGAAGGAGATCTTCGAGCAGCCCCTGGCCATCTCCAACACCCTCCTGGACCGGCTGCCCCTGGACGGCGGCGGCGTGCCGCTGGACCTGCCCTACTCCGACGAGGAGCTGAAAGGCTTCCAGCGCATCACCATCCTCGCCTGCGGCACCAGCCGCCACGCGGGCCTGGTGGGGCAGTTCTACCTGGAGCAGCTGGCGCGCATCGGCGTCGAGGTGGACTACGGCTCCGAGTACCGCTACCGGGACCCCGTCGTCATGGCCAACACGCTCGCCATCGGCATCACGCAGAGCGGCGAGACCGCCGACACCCTGGCCGCCATGAAGGAGGCGGCCTCGCGCGGCGCCCGCGGCATGGCCATCTGCAACGTCCAGGGCTCCACCGCCGCGCGCCTGGCCGAGGCCACCCTCCTCACCCACGCCGGCCCCGAGATCGGCGTGGCCTCCACCAAGGCCTTCACCACCCAGCTGGTGGTCCTGCTCCTCCTGGCCCTGCGCCTGGGCGAGGCGAGGGGCACCCTGGACCCCGCGGTGCGCGCGGAGATCGTCCAGGCCCTGCGCGAGCTCCCCGCCCTGCTGGAGCGGGTGGCCTCCACGGAAAAGCAGATCCACCAGTGGGCCCAGAAGTGGCACGAGGCCACCGATTTCCTCTACCTGGGCCGGGGCCCCCTCTACCCCATCGCCCTGGAGGGCGCCCTGAAGCTCAAGGAGCTCTCCTACATCCATGCCGAGGGCTACCCCGCCGGCGAGATGAAGCACGGCCCCATCGCCCTCATCGACCGCCACCTGCCCATCGTGGCCCTCATGCCCCGGGACGCCCACCGGGAGAAGGTCCTCTCCAACCTGCAGGAGGCCGCCGCCCGCGACGGCCGCATCCTGGCCCTGGTGGAGGAGGGCGACACCGGCCTGGACCACATCGCCGAGGACGTGCTGCACCTCCCCAAGGTCAACCCCTGGCTCGCGCCCATCCTCTACGTGGTCCCGCTCCAGCTCCTCAGCTACCACATCGCCGTCATCCGCGGCTGCGACGTGGACCAGCCCCGCAACCTCGCCAAGAGCGTCACGGTGGAGTGA